The Virgibacillus sp. MSP4-1 genome has a segment encoding these proteins:
- a CDS encoding aldehyde dehydrogenase family protein, which yields MTQTFIQEEQLKNYINGKWVSDNRKTYRDVINPANGNPIAQVPLSTKEDVEDAVKIARDAQKKWALVPGPQRAEILLRVGQLMKERKEKLSTILTMENGKVLEEARGEVQEGIDMAFYMAGEGRRLFGHTTPSELGDKFAMSVRAPVGVVGIITPWNFPIAIATWKSFPAIVAGNTVIWKPATETPLMAYELAKIFEEAGLPDGVLNVVFGTGSEVGEAMVSHDDIRVISFTGSNDIGRSIASKCGQKLKKVSLEMGGKNAVIVMDDADLDLAVEGILWSAFGTSGQRCTACSRVIVHEKVKDELEERLIKEMESLTIGDGLDESVKVGPIINAQGLEKIRKYIQIGQEEGAKLIKGGYVLEQNQYKDGHYFAPTLFTDATPDMRISQEEIFGPVVSLIPVKSFEEAIEVNNGVEFGLSSSIFTQNANRVFAAQRDLDTGIVYVNAGTTGAEIHLPFGGTKGTGNGHRDSGVAALDVFTEWKAVYVDYSGKLQRAQIDTE from the coding sequence ATGACACAGACTTTCATTCAGGAGGAGCAATTAAAAAATTATATAAACGGAAAATGGGTGTCCGATAACCGTAAAACCTATCGTGACGTGATCAACCCTGCGAATGGAAACCCCATTGCTCAAGTGCCTTTATCCACAAAGGAAGATGTAGAGGATGCGGTAAAAATCGCCCGTGATGCTCAGAAAAAGTGGGCACTCGTCCCTGGTCCCCAGCGGGCGGAGATTTTATTGCGTGTCGGTCAGCTGATGAAAGAACGGAAGGAGAAATTATCAACCATTTTAACGATGGAAAATGGAAAAGTGCTAGAAGAAGCAAGGGGAGAAGTTCAGGAAGGCATTGATATGGCCTTTTATATGGCAGGAGAAGGACGCCGCTTATTCGGGCATACCACGCCGTCCGAGTTAGGCGATAAGTTTGCCATGAGCGTTCGTGCACCTGTTGGGGTTGTGGGCATTATTACCCCATGGAACTTCCCAATTGCCATTGCTACTTGGAAGTCCTTCCCGGCCATCGTGGCAGGAAATACCGTTATATGGAAACCCGCCACCGAAACCCCGCTGATGGCCTATGAGCTTGCGAAAATTTTTGAAGAAGCTGGTTTACCGGACGGCGTTCTTAATGTGGTTTTCGGTACAGGATCCGAAGTTGGGGAAGCCATGGTTTCCCACGATGATATTCGAGTTATATCATTTACAGGATCAAACGATATCGGACGTTCGATTGCGAGTAAGTGCGGACAGAAGTTAAAGAAAGTGTCCCTTGAAATGGGCGGGAAAAACGCGGTGATCGTCATGGATGATGCAGACCTGGACCTGGCTGTGGAAGGGATTTTATGGAGTGCTTTTGGAACGAGCGGACAAAGATGTACAGCCTGCAGCCGCGTCATCGTCCATGAAAAGGTAAAAGACGAGTTGGAAGAGCGGTTAATTAAGGAAATGGAAAGCCTGACGATTGGTGATGGGCTGGATGAATCGGTAAAAGTGGGGCCGATTATTAATGCTCAGGGACTGGAAAAGATTCGTAAATATATTCAGATCGGCCAGGAGGAAGGCGCTAAGCTTATTAAAGGCGGGTATGTGCTGGAACAGAACCAGTATAAGGATGGTCACTATTTTGCCCCGACATTATTTACCGATGCTACTCCGGATATGAGAATCAGTCAGGAGGAAATTTTTGGTCCGGTTGTCTCCCTCATCCCTGTTAAAAGCTTTGAGGAGGCTATAGAAGTCAATAACGGCGTTGAATTTGGACTCTCCAGTTCCATTTTTACGCAAAATGCCAATCGCGTATTTGCGGCCCAGCGTGACCTGGATACCGGGATTGTCTATGTGAACGCCGGTACAACGGGCGCAGAAATCCATCTGCCTTTTGGAGGAACGAAAGGAACAGGAAACGGGCATCGCGATTCGGGAGTGGCAGCCCTCGATGTCTTTACTGAGTGGAAGGCCGTCTATGTCGATTACAGCGGAAAATTACAGCGGGCCCAGATCGATACAGAATAA
- a CDS encoding saccharopine dehydrogenase family protein → MKICVLGAGLMGKEAARDLAHSHGVDFIGLADVDKARASQVCEQLKSKKLQPYQVDAGNQEQLKAFMREYDVVINALFYSFNEIVAKTAIEAGVHSVDLGGHIGHITDKVLQLKEDAQTAGVTIIPDLGVAPGMINILSGHGYSKLDEPESIRIFVGGIPVQPEPPLEYNHVFSMEGLMDHYTDKALIIRNGLPQEVHALTEVETIHFHKFGPLEAFHTSGGTSTLPKSYPHLDTLEYKTIRYPGHAQKFKLLVDLNLTRNDYTVDVKGAKVTPRDILLKLLDPIVDLKDKDDAVLLRVMVEGKKDARRTLYQYEMSTFKDRSSHVTAMARATANTISVVAQMIGSGTITKRGVHPPETIVPGDVYMEEMAKRNVNIHEAMKPLTDKVKNESIIK, encoded by the coding sequence ATGAAAATATGTGTACTAGGAGCCGGATTAATGGGAAAAGAAGCGGCAAGAGACCTTGCTCATAGTCATGGTGTGGACTTTATTGGTTTAGCGGATGTAGACAAAGCGCGTGCCAGTCAGGTATGTGAACAGCTGAAATCTAAGAAACTCCAACCCTATCAGGTGGATGCCGGCAATCAGGAACAATTAAAAGCATTTATGCGGGAATATGACGTGGTGATTAATGCCTTATTTTACAGCTTTAATGAGATTGTGGCCAAAACCGCTATTGAAGCTGGAGTGCACAGTGTGGATCTGGGAGGCCATATTGGTCATATTACGGATAAGGTACTGCAATTAAAAGAAGATGCCCAGACTGCAGGGGTTACGATTATTCCTGACTTAGGCGTCGCCCCCGGAATGATTAATATTCTATCAGGTCACGGGTACAGTAAACTTGATGAGCCCGAGTCCATCCGAATTTTTGTGGGCGGTATACCTGTTCAGCCTGAGCCGCCCCTTGAATACAATCATGTTTTCTCCATGGAGGGGTTAATGGATCATTATACGGATAAAGCTCTGATTATCCGCAACGGACTGCCACAGGAGGTTCACGCTCTAACGGAGGTCGAAACGATTCATTTTCATAAATTCGGTCCGCTGGAAGCTTTTCATACGTCAGGCGGGACCTCAACATTGCCTAAGTCCTATCCTCATTTAGACACATTGGAATATAAAACCATTCGATACCCGGGGCATGCACAGAAATTTAAACTTCTGGTTGATTTGAATTTAACGAGAAACGATTATACGGTGGATGTCAAGGGAGCAAAAGTGACCCCAAGAGATATCCTGTTAAAACTGCTGGATCCAATTGTCGACCTTAAAGATAAAGATGATGCTGTTCTGCTCCGGGTCATGGTCGAAGGAAAGAAGGATGCAAGACGGACGCTTTATCAATATGAAATGAGTACGTTTAAGGACCGTTCGAGCCATGTGACCGCCATGGCCAGAGCAACCGCGAATACCATTTCCGTTGTTGCCCAGATGATCGGCAGCGGGACCATCACCAAACGGGGCGTCCATCCACCGGAAACGATTGTCCCTGGAGATGTCTATATGGAAGAAATGGCAAAAAGGAATGTGAATATCCATGAGGCGATGAAGCCATTGACGGATAAAGTCAAGAATGAATCGATAATAAAATAG
- a CDS encoding IS3 family transposase, with translation MLKKVAGFSDGSGRLSRKAQAALSLELKKDFRLKDVLKIVGIPESSYHYHIKMMKRDNPDQELEERIQSIFDEHNGNYGYRRIQLELRNEKRKVNHKKVQRLMKKLGLKADNFFGKSRKYSSYKGTVGTVAKNRINRRFHTSVCYQKLTTDITEFKCLEGLKLYLNPIMDMFNGEILSYGISMRPTLNLALEPLEEALEIVKNSKYRTTVHSDQGWHYQHKKWVKTLKKNKVFQSMSRKGNCIDNSPMENFFGLLKQEMYHGNELCSYENLKKKIEEYINYYNNKRIKQKLGGMNPVQYRLHTNQLTA, from the coding sequence ATACTTAAAAAAGTTGCGGGCTTTTCAGATGGATCCGGAAGGCTATCTCGAAAAGCACAAGCAGCGTTATCACTCGAACTCAAAAAAGATTTCCGATTAAAAGATGTTTTAAAGATAGTCGGTATTCCGGAATCGTCTTACCATTATCATATAAAGATGATGAAAAGGGATAATCCAGATCAGGAACTTGAGGAACGGATTCAATCCATTTTTGATGAACATAACGGTAACTATGGTTATCGTCGTATACAATTAGAATTGAGGAATGAAAAACGGAAAGTGAACCATAAGAAGGTTCAACGGCTTATGAAGAAACTAGGGCTTAAAGCAGATAACTTTTTTGGGAAGTCACGAAAGTATAGCTCTTATAAAGGAACTGTCGGAACTGTTGCCAAAAACCGTATAAATCGTCGTTTTCACACATCTGTATGTTATCAAAAGCTCACAACAGATATTACAGAATTTAAGTGTTTAGAGGGTTTGAAATTATATTTGAATCCTATCATGGATATGTTTAATGGTGAAATTCTTTCATACGGAATAAGTATGCGTCCAACTTTAAACTTGGCCCTTGAACCACTTGAGGAAGCTCTGGAAATCGTAAAAAACTCAAAATACAGAACCACTGTTCACTCTGATCAGGGCTGGCATTACCAACATAAAAAATGGGTAAAAACACTCAAGAAAAACAAGGTGTTCCAGAGTATGTCGCGAAAAGGGAACTGTATAGATAATTCACCTATGGAAAACTTTTTCGGTTTATTAAAGCAAGAGATGTATCATGGCAATGAACTGTGCTCCTATGAAAATTTAAAAAAGAAGATTGAGGAGTACATCAACTATTATAATAATAAGCGTATAAAGCAAAAACTGGGAGGTATGAATCCGGTTCAATACCGACTTCACACCAACCAATTAACTGCATAA